From the Agromyces laixinhei genome, the window CGGCATACGCCCCCGGCGAGTCGGTCGAGCTCGACCTGAGCTCGCTCGACTTCAGCACGACCGAGGTCGCCGCCGGAGAAGTGAGCGTGTCGCTCGGCGGCACGGAGCTCGGCACCGCACCGGTCGACCGCACCCTGCTCGAGAAGTTCGACGAGATCGGTCGGGCGAACCTGTCGGTCGTCATTCCCGAGGGTGTCGCCGGTGTGCAGCAGCTCGTCATCTCGGTGGCATCGACGGGCACGAACGTCGAGGTGCCGATCACGATCGACGAGCCGGTCGCCGAGGTCGGTACGACGACCATCGGGTTCCCGAACAAGCTGTTCGCCCGGTCGGGGTCGACGGTGAAGTACTCGGGAGTGGTCTTCGCGCGCGACGGATCCAGCGCCGTCGGCACGGTGACGATCACCGACGGGTCGAAGGTCATCGCGACCGTCGAGATCGCCGCCGACGACAACGGCCGCTTCTCGGTGGCCCTGCCCGCGCTCGGCCGCGGTGTGCATGTGCTTCGGTCGAACTTCGACGGCGCATCACCGTACGAGGGCTCGCGGTCGTTCGCGGTGCCGATCCTCGTCTGGTAGGCAGCGCGGGCTCATGACGAGCGGGGTGGCGGTCGGTGGACCGCCACCCCGCTCGCGTGTTCGCCCGGCGCTTCGGTCGGTGGCGCTCGTTACACTCGACGAATGAGCTGGAACGCGGAACCCGCCTGGGCCGACGAGGTCCCGTGGGACGCCGACGAGTTCGCGCCGCCGCCCGACGACGAGTGGGTTCCGCCTGCCGATGACGCGCAGTTCGGGGCCGGTCGCCCGGCTGTCGCGGGGCCCACCGTGCCCGCCGCTGCCCGTGCCGCGGCCCCGGCGCGGTTCGACTCGGCCGCCGAAGCGCTCCACACGGTCTTCGGCTACGACAGCTTCCGCGGCGAGCAGGCCGAGATCATCGCGCAGCTCGCGGGCGGCGGCGACGCGGTCGTGCTCATGCCGACGGGCGGAGGCAAGAGCCTCTGCTACCAGATCCCATCACTCCTGCGTGAGGGCACGGGCATCGTGGTCTCGCCGCTCATCGCGCTCATGCACGATCAGGTCGACGCCCTCGTGCGCAACGGCGTTCGTGCCGGCTACCTGAATTCGAGCCAGTCGTCGCACGAGCGGGCCGGCGTCGAGCGCGCCTACCTCGCCGGCGAGCTCGACCTGCTCTACGTCGCCCCCGAGCGGCTCGGCACCGAGGCGACCAAGCGCTTCCTCGAGCAGGGCACGATCGCGCTCTTCGCGATCGACGAGGCCCACTGCGTCGCCCAGTGGGGGCACGATTTCCGCCCCGACTACCTCGCGCTCTCCGAACTCGCCGAGCGCTGGCCCGACGTGCCGCGCGTCGCGCTCACCGCGACGGCGACCGAGGCCACCCACCGCGAGATCACCGAGCGGCTGAGCCTCGGCGGCGCCCGGCACTTCGTCTCGAGCTTCGACCGGCCGAACATCCAGTACCGCATCGAGGCGAAGCTCGAGGTGCGAAGGCAGTTGCTCGAGTTCATCCGCAGCGAGGGGCGTGACGCCGCGGGCAACCCCGTGGCGGGCATCGTCTACGCCCTCTCGCGGGCGAGCACCGAGAAGATCGCGGCGTACCTCGCCGAGCACGGGGTCACCGCGCTGCCCTACCACGCAGGCCTTGACGCTGGTGTTCGCCGGCGCACGCAAGAGCGGTTCCTGCGCGAAGAGGGCGTCGTCGTGGTGGCGACGATCGCGTTCGGCATGGGCATCGACAAGCCCGACGTGCGCTTCGTCGCCCATGTCGACCTGCCGAAGTCGGTCGAGGGCTACTACCAGGAGACGGGCCGCGCGGGCCGCGACGGCGCCCCCGCAACCGCGTGGCTCGCCTATGGCCTGCAAGACGTCGTGCAGCAGCGCCGCATGATCGACGAGAGCCCGGGCGACCTCGCCCATCGGCGGCGGCTGGCGCAGCACCTCGACGCGATGCTCGCGCTCTGCGAGACCGTGCAGTGCCGCCGACAGAACCTGCTCGGCTACTTCGGCCAGCCGAGCGAGCCGTGCGGCAACTGCGACACCTGCCTCGAGCCGCCGGCCTCGTGGGACGGCACGGTGCCGGCGCAGAAGCTCATGTCGACGATCGTGCGCCTGCAGCGCGAGCGCCGCCAGAAGTTCGGCGCCGGCCACCTCATCGACATCCTCCGCGGCAAGGAGACGCCGCGGGTGCGCCAGTACGGCCACGACGCGCTCGCGACGTGGAGCATCGGGCAAGACCTGACCGACCAGCAGTGGCGCGGCGTCGTGCGGCAGCTCCTCGCCCAGGGCCTGCTTGCGACGCACGGTGAGTACGGCACCCTGGCGGTGACGGATGCCGCGGCAGACGTGCTCGCGGGCAGGCGCGTGGTGAACTTCCGCGCCGAACCCGAGCGCGCCTCGCGCTCGCGCGGTCCGAAGGCGGCGACTGCCGCGGCCGACCTCGAACCGGTGCAGGCCGAGCTCTTCGAGCAGCTTCGCGCGTGGCGTGCCGGCGAGGCGAAGCAACAGGGCGTGCCCGCCTACATCGTCTTCGGCGACGCGACCCTGCGCGCCGTGGCGGTCGCGAAGCCCGCGACCCTCGCCCAGCTCGACGGCATCACGGGCATCGGCGCCAAGAAGCGCGAGGCCTATGGCGAGGCGCTGCTCGCCGTCGTCGCCTCGGCGTAGCGCACGCCCGGGTTGTCGGTGGTATTCAGCGACCCTTGACCGACGCTCATTCGCGATATACTCTGATCAAAGTATTTGGAGGTGAGTATGTCGCGTCGACCGGTGGGCAATCCGCTCGCACTCGCAGTGCTGGCGAGCCTGTGGGAGCGGCCGATGTACCCCTACGAGATCACGACCACGCTGCGTGAGCGTGGCAAGGAAGACAGCATCAAGCTGAACTTCGGTTCCCTCTACGCCATCATCAAGTCGCTCGAGAAGCACGGCCTCATCGAAGAAGCACGCGTCGAGCGAGAGGGCAATCGGCCCGAGCGCATCGTCTACGCGATCACCGACGCAGGTCGCGCAGAGGCGCACGATTGGATGCGAGAGCTCATCGCCGTGCCGGTCAAGGAGTATCCCGCCTTCGAGGCCGGCCTGTCGCTCCTCGCACTGCTTGCTCCCGATGAGGCGGTCGCGCTCCTGCGCGAGCGGCTCGAGCGTCTCGACGCCGAGCTCGCCTCCCGGGCCGAGCTCGCCGAGCAATCCGACGAACTTCGACTGCCTGAGCTCTTTCTCGTCGAGTTCCGCTACCGCGTCGCCATGACCCGCGCCGAGCGTGAGTTCGTGGCCACCATGCTCGTGCGCCTCGAGTCGGGCGAGCTCGGCGGACTCGACGCCTGGAAGGCCATGCACGAGCTGATCGAGTCAGGCGCTTCCGCCGCCGAGATCGAGTCGCTGCTCGCGCATCACCTGAGGGAAGGAGCCGCAGACCCGCAGCAGCACTGACCAGCACGCAGACCGATGGCCCGGATGCGGCAACACCCGAGCCATCTCGCAACCGAGTCGTTCAACGTGAATCGAATCCATCCCAGTGCGTACCGCCATTCTACCGGCGCGCGCCTCACGACCGAACGGCTCCCCACCGAAGGAGAGCCTCATGGCTGCATCACCCGACGGGATGGCCCTCACGGCCGCCGATCTCGTCAAGACCTACTCCCAGGGGCGCGGCAAGCCGCCGCTCCGGGCCCTCGACGGGCTCACGTTCAGCGCCGAGGCGAGTACCGTCTTCGGTCTGCTGGGCCCCAACGGCGCAGGCAAGTCCACTACCGTCAAGATCCTCTCGACGCTCTCGCGAGCCGACGCGGGCACGGCGACCGTCGCCGGCATCGATGTGCGCCGGTATCCCGCACGCGTGCGCCGCGCGATCGGCTTCGTCGCCCAGAAGCAGGTCTCCGATCCCATGGACACCGGCGTCGAGAACCTCGTGCTCGCGGGTGAGCTGCACGGCATGTCGCCGCGAGCAGCGCACGCTCGGGCCGACGAGCTGCTCGATCGATTCGCGCTCACGAGCGCAGCGCGGCGTCAGGTGAAGACGTACTCGGGCGGAATGGCGAGAAAGCTCGACGTGGCGATCGGGCTCATGCATCGTCCCGATGTGTTGTTCCTCGACGAGCCGACCACTGGCCTCGATCCCGAGGCGCGTGCCGAGATGTGGGCCGAGATCGAGCGGATGTCCCGCGACGAGCGCATGACCGTGCTGCTCACCACCCACTACCTCGACGAGGCCGACCGGCTCGCGAATCGTCTGGCGATCGTCGACGGCGGCCGAGTGGTGGCCGAGGGAACGCCCGAGCAGTTGAAGAGCGGACTGCGCGGCGACGCGGTCGTCATCGAGGTGCGTGAGACAGGCGATGTTCCCGCCGTGCTCGGGC encodes:
- a CDS encoding ATP-binding cassette domain-containing protein, translating into MAASPDGMALTAADLVKTYSQGRGKPPLRALDGLTFSAEASTVFGLLGPNGAGKSTTVKILSTLSRADAGTATVAGIDVRRYPARVRRAIGFVAQKQVSDPMDTGVENLVLAGELHGMSPRAAHARADELLDRFALTSAARRQVKTYSGGMARKLDVAIGLMHRPDVLFLDEPTTGLDPEARAEMWAEIERMSRDERMTVLLTTHYLDEADRLANRLAIVDGGRVVAEGTPEQLKSGLRGDAVVIEVRETGDVPAVLGRIAGISALRGVAADGRTVRARADDGAAALPLALGELDAAGLAVASATVSRPSLDDVYLAHTGRSFTSAHRDAGPSPAEELQEVAS
- the recQ gene encoding DNA helicase RecQ gives rise to the protein MSWNAEPAWADEVPWDADEFAPPPDDEWVPPADDAQFGAGRPAVAGPTVPAAARAAAPARFDSAAEALHTVFGYDSFRGEQAEIIAQLAGGGDAVVLMPTGGGKSLCYQIPSLLREGTGIVVSPLIALMHDQVDALVRNGVRAGYLNSSQSSHERAGVERAYLAGELDLLYVAPERLGTEATKRFLEQGTIALFAIDEAHCVAQWGHDFRPDYLALSELAERWPDVPRVALTATATEATHREITERLSLGGARHFVSSFDRPNIQYRIEAKLEVRRQLLEFIRSEGRDAAGNPVAGIVYALSRASTEKIAAYLAEHGVTALPYHAGLDAGVRRRTQERFLREEGVVVVATIAFGMGIDKPDVRFVAHVDLPKSVEGYYQETGRAGRDGAPATAWLAYGLQDVVQQRRMIDESPGDLAHRRRLAQHLDAMLALCETVQCRRQNLLGYFGQPSEPCGNCDTCLEPPASWDGTVPAQKLMSTIVRLQRERRQKFGAGHLIDILRGKETPRVRQYGHDALATWSIGQDLTDQQWRGVVRQLLAQGLLATHGEYGTLAVTDAAADVLAGRRVVNFRAEPERASRSRGPKAATAAADLEPVQAELFEQLRAWRAGEAKQQGVPAYIVFGDATLRAVAVAKPATLAQLDGITGIGAKKREAYGEALLAVVASA
- a CDS encoding PadR family transcriptional regulator; the protein is MSRRPVGNPLALAVLASLWERPMYPYEITTTLRERGKEDSIKLNFGSLYAIIKSLEKHGLIEEARVEREGNRPERIVYAITDAGRAEAHDWMRELIAVPVKEYPAFEAGLSLLALLAPDEAVALLRERLERLDAELASRAELAEQSDELRLPELFLVEFRYRVAMTRAEREFVATMLVRLESGELGGLDAWKAMHELIESGASAAEIESLLAHHLREGAADPQQH